A part of Paenibacillus donghaensis genomic DNA contains:
- a CDS encoding glycosyltransferase family 2 protein, which yields MNKTVSIHIVTYNSADDIIECLTAVLAQDYPMEQVVVVDNASSDGCVEKVKAFFGQALLEQPAESLRTRSPIDLSHQPIGSIHNLPQLKLIANPVNTGFAPAHNQAIAATDTDYILVLNPDLTLAPDYVSRLVSRMEADPTIGSATGKLLLKADPAVVDSTGLRMSRNRRAFDRGAGEPAENWQTSGLVFGVSGAAAMYSRRMIEHISVEGEFFDADFFAYKEDVDVAWRAQLMGWQGYYDAQAIGYHERGWKTSGRSGKAMFIRRISYINRYKMIYKNEPRRTLLKTILLSLPYELAAHGYMLLREPKLIKAWGSFFSQSSALRRKRKTIQSRVKTDV from the coding sequence ATGAACAAAACAGTTAGCATACATATCGTTACCTATAACAGTGCAGATGATATTATAGAATGTTTAACGGCAGTGCTGGCCCAGGATTATCCCATGGAGCAGGTAGTGGTGGTTGATAATGCATCGTCAGATGGCTGCGTGGAGAAGGTGAAAGCCTTCTTCGGCCAAGCGTTATTGGAGCAGCCGGCGGAATCGCTTCGTACGCGTAGTCCTATTGATCTCTCTCATCAGCCTATTGGAAGCATCCACAACCTCCCCCAACTGAAGCTGATTGCCAATCCGGTCAACACCGGGTTCGCTCCCGCACACAATCAGGCGATTGCTGCCACGGACACCGACTATATACTGGTGCTTAACCCAGACCTTACGTTGGCACCGGATTATGTATCCAGGCTAGTTTCCAGAATGGAGGCTGATCCCACGATTGGCAGCGCGACAGGCAAGCTTCTGCTGAAGGCTGATCCTGCCGTGGTAGACAGCACGGGACTGCGGATGAGCAGGAACCGTCGTGCGTTTGACCGCGGAGCTGGAGAACCGGCGGAGAACTGGCAGACGTCCGGGCTTGTATTCGGCGTATCCGGAGCAGCGGCGATGTATTCGCGGCGGATGATTGAGCATATCAGTGTGGAGGGCGAGTTTTTTGATGCGGATTTTTTTGCATACAAAGAGGATGTGGATGTCGCCTGGCGCGCACAGCTGATGGGTTGGCAGGGGTATTATGATGCACAGGCCATCGGGTACCATGAACGGGGCTGGAAAACCTCCGGCCGTAGCGGCAAGGCGATGTTCATCAGACGAATCTCTTATATTAACCGCTACAAAATGATCTATAAGAATGAACCCCGGCGTACCTTGCTGAAGACGATCCTGTTATCTCTGCCCTATGAGCTTGCTGCACATGGTTATATGCTGCTGAGAGAGCC
- the rfbD gene encoding dTDP-4-dehydrorhamnose reductase — MRILVTGAAGQLGQDVVLLLQKQGHEVMACDRQEMDITNLAECQEVIGSFAPDAVIHCAAHTAVDVAESDVDAAYLINAVGSRNVALAAEKAGAKLVYISTDYVFDGMGSQPYHEYDNTDPQSIYGKSKRAGEILVQSLSSKYFIVRTSWVYGKYGNNFVKTMLKLGQEKTLLQVVDDQKGSPTYTVDLARFLLELIATEKYGVYHASNTEACTWYEFTQAIFAEAEDILGLKFTAKLEPCGTDQFPRPAPRPQYSVLEHLSIRTNGFEDIRPWREGLRDFLLELKE; from the coding sequence ATGAGAATTCTCGTCACAGGAGCAGCCGGGCAGCTCGGCCAGGATGTAGTATTACTGCTGCAAAAACAGGGCCATGAAGTTATGGCCTGCGACCGCCAAGAAATGGACATTACCAACCTTGCAGAATGCCAAGAGGTGATCGGCTCATTCGCACCGGATGCCGTGATTCATTGTGCGGCTCATACGGCGGTGGATGTAGCTGAGAGTGATGTGGATGCTGCTTATCTGATTAATGCGGTGGGCAGTCGTAACGTAGCGTTAGCTGCTGAGAAAGCCGGAGCGAAGCTGGTGTATATCAGTACAGATTACGTTTTTGATGGTATGGGTAGTCAGCCTTACCACGAATACGACAACACCGATCCGCAGAGCATCTACGGTAAGTCGAAGCGTGCAGGAGAAATTCTGGTTCAGTCGCTGTCATCGAAATATTTTATCGTCCGCACCTCCTGGGTGTATGGCAAATACGGCAATAACTTTGTCAAAACAATGCTGAAGCTGGGGCAGGAGAAGACACTGCTGCAGGTGGTGGATGACCAGAAGGGCTCGCCTACCTATACAGTGGATTTGGCGCGGTTCCTGCTGGAGCTGATTGCTACGGAGAAATACGGGGTTTACCATGCCTCGAACACTGAAGCTTGTACCTGGTACGAATTCACGCAGGCGATTTTTGCCGAAGCTGAAGATATTCTGGGCCTGAAGTTCACCGCCAAGCTTGAACCTTGCGGAACAGATCAATTTCCGCGCCCGGCACCGCGTCCGCAGTATTCGGTGCTGGAGCATCTCTCCATCCGTACCAACGGTTTTGAGGATATCCGCCCTTGGCGTGAGGGGCTGCGTGATTTCCTGCTGGAATTGAAGGAATAG
- a CDS encoding EamA family transporter — translation MRSSNIVNSILLLSNIFMLATGQIFFKLGLGKIGGVNLNNAWKAMFNIHIIAGLILYVFATLIWFVVLSRIPLSVAYPIQSIAYVLGLLAALLIFNEPVSAMKWLGMMIIMLGVVIIAVD, via the coding sequence TTGCGTTCTTCTAATATTGTAAACTCTATCTTACTTTTATCTAATATTTTCATGCTAGCCACTGGCCAAATTTTTTTCAAGTTAGGATTAGGGAAAATAGGCGGAGTGAACTTAAATAATGCCTGGAAGGCAATGTTTAATATTCATATTATAGCTGGATTAATTTTATATGTATTTGCAACATTAATATGGTTTGTGGTACTTTCAAGAATTCCCCTCAGTGTTGCTTATCCTATACAAAGTATTGCATATGTTTTAGGTTTACTTGCTGCTTTATTAATATTCAATGAGCCAGTGAGTGCAATGAAATGGTTAGGTATGATGATAATTATGTTGGGAGTTGTTATTATAGCAGTGGACTGA
- a CDS encoding DUF2304 domain-containing protein, whose translation MISDKLQIILFLVSIVCFCLLINMIRKYHIELKYSMMWLCVMFIVVILSIFPKSFETIATHMGIELPVNALFLISIFGISIILFSLTIVISRTTIKLKELSQEIGLLKHEMEELKRKDNTVK comes from the coding sequence ATGATATCCGATAAACTTCAAATTATTCTTTTTTTGGTTTCTATTGTATGTTTTTGTCTTTTGATTAATATGATTCGTAAATATCACATAGAGCTAAAATATTCAATGATGTGGTTATGTGTAATGTTTATTGTGGTTATCCTTTCGATATTTCCTAAATCATTTGAAACAATTGCTACTCATATGGGCATTGAATTACCTGTAAATGCATTATTTTTGATCTCTATATTTGGAATTAGTATAATTCTGTTTTCTTTAACTATAGTTATCTCTCGAACGACGATAAAGTTAAAGGAATTATCTCAAGAAATTGGCTTGTTAAAGCATGAAATGGAAGAGTTGAAGAGAAAAGATAACACTGTGAAATGA
- a CDS encoding glycosyltransferase family 2 protein yields the protein MNNKKILLIIPAYNEEENILDTLNSIKSVKIPNSEILVVNDCSLDDTGWICKDAGVSVIDLPCNLGIGGAVQTGYKYAQNFGFDIAIQVDGDGQHKPEYIFDLIEPLLNNEADLVIGSRYIKKEGFQSSLMRRIGINYFSRLLLLLTNQVITDPTSGFRACNKNVIDLFSKRYPTDYPEPESIMYLKRTGFRLREVSVVMQARKGGQSSITKFKSVYYMLKVSLAIIIDRMRKQIV from the coding sequence ATGAATAACAAGAAAATATTACTCATTATTCCCGCATATAATGAAGAAGAAAATATTTTAGATACTCTTAATAGCATTAAGTCTGTAAAAATTCCAAATTCCGAAATATTAGTAGTTAATGACTGCTCTTTGGATGATACAGGCTGGATATGTAAGGATGCTGGAGTGTCCGTTATTGATTTGCCTTGTAATTTAGGCATAGGTGGAGCTGTTCAAACAGGGTATAAGTATGCCCAAAATTTTGGTTTTGATATAGCTATTCAAGTAGATGGTGATGGCCAGCACAAACCAGAGTATATTTTTGACTTAATAGAACCACTTCTGAATAATGAGGCTGACTTAGTGATAGGATCCCGTTATATTAAAAAGGAGGGCTTTCAAAGTTCGCTTATGAGAAGAATTGGAATTAATTATTTTTCGCGTCTGTTATTATTGCTTACCAACCAAGTAATAACTGATCCCACATCAGGTTTTCGTGCTTGTAATAAAAATGTAATTGATCTTTTCTCCAAAAGATATCCTACCGATTATCCTGAACCTGAGTCCATAATGTATCTCAAAAGAACGGGCTTTCGTCTAAGAGAAGTTTCGGTTGTAATGCAAGCAAGAAAAGGAGGACAATCCTCCATCACGAAGTTTAAATCAGTTTATTATATGTTGAAAGTATCACTTGCTATAATAATTGATAGGATGAGAAAGCAAATTGTATAA
- a CDS encoding DUF7657 domain-containing protein: MSRKKVISLLVLIFVIYILQLLFFNFSYFTADRSLTSEVLSVNEGTIKDLEVVDGSFLSTTNDPWIDFHPTIRIIKSIEIEASYENSNSLLQVFYTVGEDTSYSEANSKVLQTKQGKHKYSIDLGDELKITSFRVDITNLNNEKVGLNKFTLNPHENFIWNTKQLLLNTLLLCILMILSYLIYKKIDLIIKYRYQLSGIIFVILVLFKLHGSSIGMWDKYITQKIDTSKQTTLIGTERSIRSDEWLVQVPYMLSQVNNASFNQYHNELVRSDGQNMLLANTPTFTIETLGKPFYWGFLIFNADYGLSWYWFSKMILLLLLSFEISMFLTRENKILSILGSLWIAFSPPIQWWYTTGAGVVELIIYSQAIVTCAIYYFKSDNIRTKIFLWGAATLSLIGFVYTLYPAVQVPLMFLILIFLGVLISDNFKTLSIKKIELYFIIVYILLFFFTVFSFLNNSMSDIKLVLNTIYPGKRMINGGDYSFSDLQLYLINWLLPFKDTTFSNNSAVSSLFNFVPLIMISFIFINKIVKNKKMFLALFLYLIFQISWLFVDYPYFIAKITLFSFVPEARLAGISFGITAVYISIWFVGEVFRLKPFSLIQSLLFCILTFFVYLYSVYSSEMHNYLGAFTIATLLYYTLIHFFLLKGYRKVFLISMLLTIFVSGLTINPIARGTDSIYNKKITQAIESVNEADPDQKWVATDSIVNGQLLIALGVKSFNSVQFYPDLKMWRKLDEEGEFNNVYNRYAHVIVSLTQQKTEFILDYPDRFTVKLDISDLPTTGIRYILSSSNLDQYDVLKKVYYEQVDQFYIYKVKESTYE; encoded by the coding sequence GTGTCGAGAAAGAAGGTTATAAGCCTTTTGGTGTTAATATTTGTGATTTACATCCTTCAGTTACTTTTTTTTAATTTCAGTTATTTTACTGCAGACAGAAGTCTCACATCTGAAGTTCTTTCAGTTAATGAAGGTACAATAAAGGACCTTGAGGTAGTTGATGGTTCTTTTCTCTCAACTACTAACGACCCTTGGATAGATTTCCATCCCACAATTAGGATTATTAAGAGTATTGAAATTGAGGCTTCTTATGAAAATAGCAATTCTTTGTTACAAGTATTTTATACAGTAGGAGAGGACACTTCGTATTCAGAAGCTAATTCGAAAGTATTACAAACTAAACAAGGTAAACATAAATACAGTATAGATCTTGGTGATGAACTGAAAATTACCAGCTTTAGGGTAGATATAACTAATCTGAACAACGAAAAGGTAGGGTTGAATAAATTCACTTTAAACCCTCATGAAAATTTTATTTGGAATACTAAACAATTATTGTTAAACACTTTGTTATTATGTATATTAATGATTTTATCTTATTTAATTTATAAAAAAATTGACTTGATAATCAAATATAGATATCAACTGAGCGGTATAATATTCGTGATTTTAGTTTTATTCAAGCTTCATGGCTCATCTATAGGAATGTGGGATAAATATATCACACAAAAAATTGATACAAGTAAACAAACTACACTTATAGGAACCGAAAGATCAATACGTAGTGATGAATGGCTAGTTCAAGTACCATATATGTTATCTCAAGTAAATAATGCGAGTTTTAATCAATATCATAACGAGTTAGTACGTTCAGATGGTCAAAATATGTTACTTGCTAACACACCTACATTTACCATAGAAACTCTGGGAAAACCATTTTATTGGGGTTTCTTGATTTTTAATGCGGATTATGGATTATCTTGGTATTGGTTTTCGAAAATGATATTGTTACTACTGCTATCTTTTGAAATATCAATGTTTTTAACTAGAGAAAATAAAATATTATCAATATTAGGTAGTTTATGGATAGCTTTCTCTCCGCCGATACAGTGGTGGTACACTACTGGAGCTGGGGTAGTAGAATTAATAATTTATTCTCAAGCAATAGTTACTTGCGCAATATATTATTTTAAATCTGATAATATAAGAACTAAAATTTTTCTTTGGGGGGCTGCGACGCTTAGTTTAATTGGTTTTGTATATACGTTATACCCTGCTGTTCAAGTTCCATTAATGTTTTTAATACTGATATTTTTAGGAGTCTTAATATCTGATAATTTTAAAACACTGAGCATAAAAAAGATTGAACTTTATTTTATAATTGTATATATATTATTATTCTTTTTTACTGTATTTTCTTTTCTCAATAATAGTATGTCTGATATTAAGCTAGTGTTAAACACGATCTATCCTGGAAAAAGAATGATCAACGGTGGTGACTATTCCTTTTCAGATCTACAATTGTATTTAATAAATTGGTTATTACCTTTTAAAGATACTACTTTTTCGAATAATAGCGCAGTAAGTTCACTTTTCAACTTTGTGCCCTTGATAATGATAAGTTTTATTTTTATTAACAAGATAGTAAAAAACAAAAAGATGTTTTTGGCTTTATTTCTTTATTTAATATTTCAAATTTCATGGCTTTTTGTTGATTATCCCTATTTTATTGCTAAAATAACTTTGTTTTCTTTTGTTCCTGAAGCCAGGTTAGCTGGAATTTCTTTTGGTATCACAGCAGTATATATTTCTATTTGGTTTGTAGGAGAAGTGTTTAGATTAAAACCATTCTCCTTAATCCAAAGTCTGTTGTTTTGTATACTAACCTTCTTCGTGTACCTTTATTCTGTTTATAGTAGTGAAATGCATAATTATCTAGGTGCATTCACTATTGCAACATTACTCTACTATACTCTGATTCATTTCTTTTTGTTAAAGGGATATAGAAAGGTATTTCTAATAAGTATGCTTCTAACAATATTTGTATCCGGATTAACTATTAATCCTATAGCGAGGGGTACGGATTCTATCTATAATAAGAAAATCACTCAAGCTATTGAAAGTGTCAACGAAGCTGATCCAGATCAAAAATGGGTCGCAACTGATAGTATTGTTAATGGACAACTTTTAATTGCATTAGGTGTGAAATCATTTAATAGTGTACAGTTTTATCCTGATTTAAAGATGTGGAGAAAATTAGATGAAGAGGGTGAATTTAATAACGTTTATAATCGGTATGCACATGTGATTGTTTCGCTTACGCAACAAAAAACAGAATTCATTTTAGATTATCCAGATAGATTCACAGTCAAATTGGACATATCAGATTTACCTACTACTGGTATAAGGTATATTTTATCATCTTCTAATTTGGATCAATATGATGTGCTAAAAAAAGTATATTACGAGCAAGTAGATCAGTTTTATATCTATAAAGTTAAGGAGAGCACATATGAATAA